The following proteins are encoded in a genomic region of Pseudomonas saponiphila:
- the cmoB gene encoding tRNA 5-methoxyuridine(34)/uridine 5-oxyacetic acid(34) synthase CmoB: protein MIDLSPLARRLAGTPLAAWAAGLQAQLDAKMEKGHGDLERWQSALDALPKIQPSEVDLVNGLRLDTDCDDATRAQMRSALMGLSPWRKGPFDLFGVHVDTEWRSDWKWSRVAPHLNLEGKRILDVGCGNGYYMWRMLGAGAHSVIGVDPNWLFFCQFQAVQRYLSEPSVWHLPFPFEDLPANLEGFDTVFSMGVFYHRRSPIEHLLALKDCLVKGGELVLETLVVEGDQHQVLVPEDRYAQMRNVWFLPSVPALELWLRRAGFSDVRCVDVSVTSVEEQRSTEWMKYQSLSDFLDPNDHSKTIEGLPAPMRAVIVARK, encoded by the coding sequence ATGATTGATCTGTCCCCCCTCGCCCGCCGTCTGGCGGGCACGCCCCTGGCCGCCTGGGCCGCCGGTCTGCAAGCCCAGCTCGATGCCAAGATGGAAAAGGGCCATGGCGACCTTGAACGCTGGCAGAGCGCCCTGGACGCATTGCCGAAGATCCAGCCCAGCGAAGTCGACCTGGTCAACGGCCTGCGCCTGGACACCGACTGCGACGACGCCACTCGGGCGCAGATGCGCAGCGCGCTGATGGGCCTGTCGCCCTGGCGCAAGGGGCCCTTCGACCTGTTCGGCGTGCACGTGGACACCGAATGGCGTTCGGACTGGAAATGGTCGCGGGTCGCGCCGCACCTGAACCTTGAAGGCAAACGCATCCTCGATGTCGGCTGCGGCAATGGCTACTACATGTGGCGCATGCTCGGCGCCGGCGCCCACAGCGTGATCGGCGTGGACCCCAACTGGCTGTTCTTCTGCCAGTTCCAGGCTGTGCAGCGCTATCTGTCAGAGCCGTCGGTGTGGCATCTGCCGTTCCCCTTCGAAGACCTGCCGGCCAACCTGGAAGGCTTCGACACGGTGTTTTCCATGGGGGTGTTCTACCACCGGCGTTCGCCCATCGAGCATCTGCTGGCGCTCAAGGACTGCCTGGTCAAGGGCGGCGAACTGGTGCTGGAAACCCTGGTGGTAGAAGGCGATCAGCATCAGGTGCTGGTGCCGGAAGACCGCTATGCGCAGATGCGCAACGTGTGGTTCCTACCCTCGGTGCCGGCTCTGGAGCTGTGGCTGCGACGCGCCGGGTTCAGCGATGTGCGTTGCGTGGATGTCAGCGTGACCAGCGTCGAGGAACAGCGCAGCACCGAATGGATGAAGTACCAGTCGCTGAGCGACTTCCTCGACCCCAACGATCACAGCAAGACCATCGAAGGCTTGCCGGCGCCGATGCGCGCAGTGATTGTCGCCAGAAAATAA
- the tadA gene encoding tRNA adenosine(34) deaminase TadA, whose amino-acid sequence MRQIRPAAIIDRSRDQDFMREALALAAQGAALGEVPVGAVLVLDGQIIGRGYNCPISGSDPSAHAEMVAIRAAAQAVSNYRLPGSTLYVTLEPCSMCAGLIVHSRIARVVYGALEPKAGIVQSQGQFFTQGFLNHRVLYEGGVLAEECGTVLSEFFKARRAR is encoded by the coding sequence ATGCGTCAGATACGCCCGGCGGCGATCATCGACCGTAGCCGTGACCAGGACTTCATGCGCGAAGCCCTGGCCCTGGCCGCCCAGGGCGCGGCCCTGGGGGAAGTGCCGGTGGGCGCGGTGCTGGTATTGGATGGCCAGATCATCGGCCGCGGTTACAACTGCCCGATCAGCGGCAGCGACCCCAGCGCCCACGCCGAGATGGTGGCGATCCGTGCGGCGGCCCAGGCGGTGAGCAATTACCGGCTGCCCGGCAGCACCCTGTACGTGACCCTGGAACCTTGCAGCATGTGCGCCGGTTTGATCGTCCACTCGCGCATTGCCCGTGTGGTGTACGGCGCCCTGGAACCCAAGGCGGGCATCGTGCAGAGCCAGGGCCAGTTCTTCACCCAGGGGTTTCTCAATCATCGGGTGCTGTACGAGGGCGGGGTGCTGGCCGAAGAGTGCGGCACGGTGTTGAGCGAATTCTTCAAGGCGCGTCGAGCGCGCTGA
- the cmoA gene encoding carboxy-S-adenosyl-L-methionine synthase CmoA, whose translation MSKEPDRLFAQPLAQVPDFAFNEDVVRVFPDMIKRSVPGYPTIVENLGVLAAQFAQPNSVLYDLGASLGAVTQALRRHVRTDGCRVIAVDNSAAMVERCREYLNGQDSMFQELLPVQVVEGDILALEFQPASVVALNFTLQFIAPEQRLALLGRIRQSLLPGGALILSEKLRFNDAEEHALLTDLHIAFKRANGYSELEIAQKRSAIENVMKPDSLEEHRERLLAAGFSKVVPWFQCLNFASLIALP comes from the coding sequence GTGAGCAAAGAACCCGACCGCCTATTCGCCCAGCCCCTGGCCCAGGTGCCCGACTTCGCCTTCAACGAGGATGTGGTGCGGGTGTTCCCGGACATGATCAAGCGCTCGGTGCCGGGTTACCCGACCATTGTCGAGAACCTCGGGGTGCTGGCGGCGCAATTCGCCCAGCCCAACAGCGTGCTCTATGACCTGGGCGCGTCCCTCGGCGCGGTGACCCAGGCCCTGCGCCGCCATGTACGCACGGACGGTTGCCGAGTGATCGCCGTGGACAATTCGGCGGCCATGGTCGAGCGCTGCCGGGAATACCTCAACGGCCAGGATTCGATGTTCCAGGAGCTGCTGCCGGTGCAGGTGGTCGAAGGCGACATCCTGGCCCTGGAGTTCCAGCCGGCCTCGGTGGTGGCGCTGAACTTCACCCTGCAGTTCATCGCCCCGGAGCAGCGCCTGGCCCTGCTCGGGCGCATCCGCCAGTCGTTGCTGCCCGGCGGTGCGCTGATCCTCTCGGAGAAGCTGCGCTTCAACGATGCCGAGGAACACGCCCTGCTCACCGACCTGCACATCGCCTTCAAGCGCGCCAACGGCTACAGCGAACTGGAAATTGCCCAGAAGCGCAGCGCCATCGAAAACGTCATGAAGCCCGACAGCCTCGAAGAACACCGCGAACGCCTGCTGGCCGCCGGGTTCTCGAAAGTCGTGCCGTGGTTCCAGTGTCTTAACTTTGCCTCGTTGATTGCCCTGCCATGA
- a CDS encoding lysoplasmalogenase — translation MGWLILALMGAATFIYGVSVHATLLCLLVKPLPVLALLGWLHDAPPGDYRRWIILGLLFSVLGDVLLAWPSDLFVFGLGAFLVAHLAYLKAYLSDCRRPALLPLAVALAIGGVLLAILIEHGLGPLLVPVIVYALTISAMLWRALARLGSAVPKPSAALAAAGALSFAFSDSLIGISRFVLAFDAAPYLIIIFYWLGQWGIAASAFSQKPR, via the coding sequence ATGGGCTGGCTGATCCTGGCCCTGATGGGCGCCGCCACCTTCATCTACGGGGTCAGCGTGCATGCCACGCTGCTGTGCCTGCTGGTCAAGCCGCTGCCGGTACTGGCCCTGCTGGGCTGGCTGCACGATGCGCCGCCCGGAGACTACCGCCGCTGGATCATCCTCGGCCTGCTGTTCTCGGTGCTGGGTGACGTGCTGCTGGCCTGGCCTTCGGACCTGTTCGTGTTCGGCCTCGGGGCCTTCCTGGTGGCCCACCTGGCCTACCTCAAGGCTTACCTCAGCGACTGCCGACGCCCGGCGCTCTTGCCGCTGGCGGTGGCACTGGCCATCGGCGGGGTGTTGCTGGCGATCCTGATCGAGCACGGCCTGGGCCCGTTGCTGGTCCCGGTGATCGTCTACGCCCTGACTATCAGCGCCATGCTCTGGCGGGCCCTGGCGCGCCTAGGTTCAGCGGTGCCCAAACCCTCGGCGGCGCTGGCCGCGGCGGGGGCCCTGAGCTTCGCCTTCTCCGACAGCCTGATCGGTATCAGCCGCTTCGTGCTGGCCTTCGATGCCGCGCCCTACCTGATCATAATTTTCTACTGGCTGGGCCAGTGGGGCATCGCCGCCTCGGCATTCAGCCAGAAGCCGCGCTGA
- a CDS encoding multicopper oxidase family protein, whose amino-acid sequence MSFTRRQILGGLAGLVVVGVGAGGASRYWLGKMADAEAGHDYELIAAPLDVELVPGHKTEAWAFGPSAPGTELRVRQGEWLRVRFINHLPVATTIHWHGIRLPLEMDGVPYVSQLPVLPGEYFDYKFRVPDAGSYWYHPHVNSSEELGRGLVGPLIVEEREPTGFQYERTLSLKSWHVDEEGAFTPFSVPREAARGGTAGRLSTINGVSQAVIDLPAGQITRVRLLNLDNTLTYRINIPDVEAQIYALDGNPIEPRPLGKEYWLGPGMRICLAIKAPAAGQELALRNGPVRLGTLRSVANNDAPTQWPPALPANPVAEPDLDNAEKLNFNFEWVGSVSVNVDNGQPPSLWQINGQAWDITDKTCADRPIATLKKGKSYIFELKNMTQYQHPIHLHGMSFKVIASNRKKITPYFTDTYLLGKNERARVALVADNPGVWMFHCHVIDHMETGLMAAIEVA is encoded by the coding sequence ATGTCCTTTACCCGTCGACAAATACTCGGTGGTCTGGCCGGTCTGGTAGTGGTGGGCGTGGGAGCGGGCGGTGCTTCGCGTTACTGGCTGGGGAAAATGGCCGATGCCGAGGCCGGGCACGACTACGAACTGATCGCCGCCCCCCTGGATGTGGAGCTGGTGCCTGGGCACAAGACCGAGGCCTGGGCCTTCGGTCCTTCGGCGCCGGGCACCGAGCTGCGGGTGCGTCAGGGCGAGTGGCTGCGGGTGCGCTTCATCAACCACTTGCCGGTGGCCACCACCATTCACTGGCATGGCATCCGCCTGCCCCTGGAAATGGACGGCGTGCCTTACGTCTCGCAACTACCGGTGCTGCCGGGGGAATACTTCGACTACAAGTTCCGCGTGCCGGATGCCGGCAGCTACTGGTATCACCCCCACGTCAACAGCAGCGAGGAACTGGGGCGCGGCCTGGTGGGCCCGCTGATCGTCGAAGAGCGCGAGCCCACCGGCTTCCAGTACGAACGCACCCTGAGCCTGAAAAGCTGGCACGTGGATGAAGAGGGCGCATTCACGCCCTTCAGCGTCCCGCGGGAAGCGGCGCGGGGCGGCACCGCCGGGCGCCTGTCCACCATCAACGGCGTGTCCCAGGCAGTGATCGACCTGCCGGCGGGGCAGATCACCCGGGTGCGCCTGCTCAACCTCGATAACACCCTGACCTATCGCATCAACATTCCCGATGTCGAAGCGCAGATCTATGCGCTGGATGGCAACCCCATCGAGCCGCGTCCCTTGGGCAAGGAATACTGGCTGGGCCCGGGCATGCGTATCTGCCTGGCGATCAAGGCGCCGGCGGCGGGGCAGGAACTGGCCCTGCGCAACGGGCCGGTGCGCCTGGGCACTTTGCGTTCGGTGGCTAACAACGACGCGCCGACCCAGTGGCCGCCAGCCCTGCCGGCCAACCCGGTGGCCGAGCCGGATCTCGACAACGCCGAGAAGCTCAACTTCAATTTCGAGTGGGTTGGCTCGGTCTCGGTGAATGTGGACAATGGCCAGCCGCCGAGCCTTTGGCAGATCAACGGCCAGGCCTGGGACATCACCGACAAGACCTGCGCCGACCGCCCGATTGCCACCTTGAAAAAGGGCAAGAGCTACATTTTCGAATTGAAGAACATGACTCAGTACCAACACCCGATCCACTTGCACGGCATGAGCTTCAAGGTCATCGCCTCGAACCGCAAGAAGATCACTCCCTACTTCACCGACACCTACCTGCTGGGCAAGAACGAGCGTGCCCGCGTGGCGCTGGTGGCGGATAACCCTGGGGTCTGGATGTTCCACTGCCACGTGATCGACCACATGGAAACCGGCCTGATGGCCGCCATCGAGGTGGCGTGA
- the ptsP gene encoding phosphoenolpyruvate--protein phosphotransferase, with protein MAITQPLQLLAPLSGVLLPLEQVPDPVFSSRVIGDGLCIDPTSQTLCAPLSGVVSNLQRSGHALSITGEQGQQVLMHIGLDTVNLAGKGFTCLIEEGQQVTAGQPLIEFDADYLALHARSLLTLMLVVSGEAVTGLVSDRLLVVTGQPVLRLDPAAAAAQTSEAAGQALFSQPLILGNPQGLHARPAALLAQAAKCFAANICLHRREDSANAKSLVSIMALQTVQGDALQVSAVGADAEQAIQALVELLASGCGEKISAAASPEPRVAMEEPLDPLWRGVCASPGSAFGQVLQVAEQRLQIREAATSPQQERESLQQALGQAREALQLLRDSASGDAQQEIFRAHQELLDDPSLLEQAHALIATGKSAAFAWNSAIEVTAELFKGLGSSLLAERAVDLADVGQRVLKLLLGVQEQALNLPDQAILIAEQLTPSQTASLDTAKVLGFVTVGGGATSHVAILARALGLPAICGLSPRVLSLANGTRVLLDADRGELHTDPDPQRVQQLQALRQQQRQRQQQDLAQAAHPAVTRDGHHLEVTANIASLAEAEQAMSLGGEGVGLLRSEFLYQDRSQAPSPEEQAATYRAIAQALGPTRNLVVRTLDVGGDKPLAYVPMDREANPFLGLRGIRLCLARPELLREQFRAMLACAGQTRLHIMLPMVSQLAELRQARQLLDDEVQALGLAERPKLGIMIEVPSAALMADRFAQEVDFFSIGTNDLTQYTLAMDRDHPRLAGQADSFHPAVLRLIARTVQAAHAHGKWVGVCGALASEPLAVPLLLGLGVDELSVSVPLIPAIKARVRELDLNQCQALAARIIDLEDAAQVRECLQRQPIAADSLVLEN; from the coding sequence ATGGCCATAACCCAACCCTTGCAATTGCTCGCGCCCCTGTCCGGGGTGCTGCTGCCCCTGGAGCAGGTTCCGGACCCGGTGTTTTCCAGCCGGGTGATCGGTGACGGGCTGTGCATCGACCCGACTTCCCAGACCCTCTGCGCACCGCTGTCCGGGGTGGTCAGCAACCTGCAGCGCAGCGGCCACGCGCTGAGCATCACCGGCGAACAGGGCCAGCAGGTGCTGATGCACATCGGGCTGGACACGGTGAACCTGGCAGGCAAGGGCTTCACCTGCCTGATCGAGGAGGGGCAGCAGGTCACGGCCGGCCAGCCGCTGATCGAGTTCGACGCCGACTACCTGGCCCTGCATGCCCGCAGCCTGCTGACCCTGATGCTGGTGGTCAGTGGCGAGGCGGTGACCGGGCTGGTCAGCGACCGCCTGCTGGTGGTAACAGGGCAGCCGGTGTTGCGGCTCGATCCTGCCGCCGCAGCCGCGCAAACCTCGGAGGCCGCAGGGCAGGCGCTGTTTTCCCAACCGCTGATCCTCGGCAACCCCCAGGGCCTGCATGCGCGCCCGGCGGCGCTGCTGGCCCAGGCCGCCAAGTGCTTTGCCGCGAACATCTGCCTGCATCGGCGCGAGGACTCGGCCAATGCCAAGTCCCTGGTGTCGATCATGGCGTTGCAGACCGTGCAGGGCGATGCCTTGCAGGTCAGCGCCGTGGGCGCGGATGCCGAGCAGGCGATCCAGGCGCTGGTGGAGCTGCTGGCGTCCGGTTGTGGCGAAAAGATCAGCGCCGCGGCAAGCCCCGAGCCGCGGGTCGCGATGGAGGAACCCCTGGATCCGCTGTGGCGAGGCGTTTGCGCGTCTCCGGGTTCGGCATTCGGTCAGGTGCTGCAGGTAGCCGAGCAGCGCCTGCAGATACGCGAAGCGGCAACCAGCCCGCAGCAGGAGCGCGAGTCTCTGCAACAGGCCCTGGGCCAGGCCCGGGAGGCTCTACAGCTGCTGCGGGACAGCGCCAGCGGTGACGCGCAGCAGGAGATCTTCCGGGCTCATCAGGAGCTGCTCGACGACCCGAGCCTGCTGGAACAGGCCCACGCCCTGATCGCCACTGGCAAGAGCGCGGCTTTTGCCTGGAACAGCGCCATCGAAGTCACCGCCGAGTTGTTCAAGGGCCTGGGCAGCAGCCTGCTGGCCGAGCGCGCGGTGGATCTGGCGGATGTTGGCCAGCGGGTGCTCAAGCTGCTGCTCGGGGTGCAGGAGCAAGCCCTGAACCTGCCGGATCAGGCGATCCTGATTGCCGAGCAACTGACCCCGTCGCAGACCGCGAGCCTGGATACGGCCAAGGTGCTGGGTTTTGTCACCGTTGGCGGCGGCGCCACCAGCCATGTGGCGATTCTGGCCCGGGCCCTGGGGCTGCCGGCGATCTGCGGCCTGTCACCTCGGGTGCTATCGCTGGCCAATGGCACCCGGGTCCTGCTGGATGCCGATCGCGGCGAACTGCATACGGACCCGGACCCACAGCGGGTGCAGCAACTGCAGGCCCTGCGTCAGCAGCAACGCCAGCGCCAGCAGCAGGACCTGGCCCAGGCTGCGCATCCGGCGGTGACCCGTGACGGTCATCACCTGGAGGTGACGGCCAACATTGCCTCCCTGGCGGAGGCCGAGCAGGCCATGAGCCTGGGTGGCGAAGGCGTCGGCCTGTTGCGTTCGGAGTTCCTCTACCAGGACCGCAGCCAGGCCCCGAGCCCCGAGGAACAGGCCGCAACCTATCGGGCCATCGCCCAGGCCCTGGGGCCGACGCGCAATCTGGTGGTGCGGACCCTGGACGTGGGTGGCGACAAGCCCCTGGCCTATGTGCCCATGGACCGCGAAGCCAACCCCTTTCTCGGCCTGCGCGGCATCCGCCTGTGCCTGGCGCGTCCCGAACTACTGCGCGAGCAGTTCCGGGCGATGCTCGCCTGCGCCGGGCAGACCCGCCTGCACATCATGCTGCCGATGGTCAGCCAGCTGGCGGAGCTGCGTCAGGCGCGCCAATTGCTCGATGACGAGGTCCAGGCCCTGGGCCTCGCGGAGCGGCCCAAGCTGGGGATCATGATCGAAGTGCCTTCGGCGGCCTTGATGGCGGATCGTTTTGCCCAGGAGGTGGATTTCTTCTCCATCGGCACCAACGACCTGACTCAGTACACCCTGGCCATGGACCGCGATCATCCGCGTCTGGCCGGCCAGGCCGACAGCTTTCACCCGGCGGTGCTGCGCCTGATCGCCCGCACGGTGCAGGCCGCCCACGCCCACGGCAAGTGGGTCGGCGTTTGCGGTGCGCTGGCTTCCGAGCCCCTGGCGGTGCCGCTGTTGCTGGGTCTGGGGGTGGATGAACTGTCGGTGAGCGTGCCGTTGATCCCGGCCATCAAGGCCCGGGTGCGGGAGCTGGACCTGAACCAGTGCCAGGCCCTGGCCGCCCGGATCATCGATCTGGAAGATGCCGCTCAGGTGCGTGAATGCCTGCAACGGCAGCCCATCGCCGCCGACTCACTGGTTCTGGAGAACTGA
- the lon gene encoding endopeptidase La, with product MSDQQEFPEDPRDYVDPENTEQSSAHGTGLALPGQSLPDKVYIIPIHNRPFFPAQVLPVIVNDEPWAETLELVSKSDHHSLALFFMDTPQDDPRHFDTSALPEYGTLVKVHHASRENGKLQFVAQGLTRVRIRTWLKHHRPPYLVEVEYPHQPSEPTDEVKAYGMALINAIKELLPLNPLYSEELKNYLNRFSPNDPSPLTDFAAALTSATGNELQEVLDCAPMLKRMEKVLPMLRKEVEVARLQKEISAEVNRKIGEHQREFFLKEQLKVIQQELGLTKDDRSADLEQFEQRLAGKVLPPQAQKRITEEMNKLSILETGSPEYAVTRNYLEWATALPWGVYGEDKLDLKHARKVLDQHHAGLDDIKNRILEFLAVGAYKGEISGSIVLLVGPPGVGKTSVGKSIAESLGRPFYRFSVGGMRDEAEIKGHRRTYIGAQPGKLVQALKEVEVMNPVIMLDEIDKMGQSYQGDPASALLETLDPEQNVDFLDHYLDLRMDLSKVLFVCTANTLDSIPGPLLDRMEVIRLSGYITEEKLAIAKRHLWPKQLEKAGVAKTSLSISDSALRTVIDGYAREAGVRQLEKQLGKLVRKAVVKLLDDPDATIKIGPKDLEASLGMPVFRNEQVLSGTGVITGLAWTSMGGATLPIEATRIHTHNRGFKLTGQLGDVMKESAEIAYSYVSSHLKQFGGDSKFFDEAFVHLHVPEGATPKDGPSAGVTMASALLSLARNQPPKKGVAMTGELTLTGHVLPIGGVREKVIAARRQKIFELILPEPNRGHFEELPDYLKEGLTVHFAKRFADVAKVLF from the coding sequence ATGAGCGACCAGCAAGAATTTCCCGAAGATCCCCGCGACTACGTCGATCCGGAAAATACCGAACAATCGAGTGCCCACGGCACTGGCCTGGCCCTGCCCGGACAGAGCCTGCCGGACAAGGTCTACATCATCCCGATCCACAATCGGCCGTTCTTTCCGGCACAAGTGCTGCCGGTGATCGTGAATGACGAACCCTGGGCCGAAACCCTGGAGCTGGTGAGCAAATCCGATCACCACTCCCTGGCCCTGTTTTTCATGGACACGCCCCAGGATGATCCGCGGCACTTCGACACTAGCGCCCTGCCGGAGTACGGCACCCTGGTCAAGGTCCATCACGCCAGCCGCGAGAACGGCAAGCTGCAATTTGTCGCCCAGGGGCTGACCCGGGTGCGTATCCGCACCTGGCTCAAGCACCATCGGCCACCGTATCTGGTGGAAGTCGAATACCCGCACCAGCCCAGCGAGCCCACCGACGAGGTCAAGGCCTACGGCATGGCGCTGATCAATGCGATCAAGGAACTGCTGCCGCTCAATCCGCTGTACAGCGAAGAGCTGAAGAATTACCTCAACCGCTTCAGCCCCAACGATCCGTCGCCCCTGACCGACTTTGCCGCCGCCCTGACCTCCGCCACCGGCAACGAGTTGCAGGAGGTGCTGGACTGCGCGCCCATGCTCAAGCGCATGGAAAAAGTCCTGCCGATGCTGCGCAAGGAAGTCGAAGTGGCACGGCTGCAGAAAGAGATTTCCGCCGAGGTCAACCGCAAGATCGGCGAGCACCAGCGCGAGTTCTTCCTCAAGGAACAGCTCAAGGTGATCCAGCAGGAGCTGGGACTGACCAAGGACGACCGCAGCGCCGACCTGGAACAGTTCGAGCAACGCCTGGCTGGCAAGGTACTGCCGCCCCAAGCGCAGAAACGCATCACCGAGGAAATGAACAAGCTGTCGATCCTCGAAACCGGCTCCCCGGAATACGCCGTGACCCGCAACTACCTGGAATGGGCCACGGCTCTGCCCTGGGGCGTGTACGGCGAGGACAAGCTCGACCTCAAGCACGCGCGCAAGGTTCTGGACCAGCACCATGCAGGGCTCGACGACATCAAGAACCGCATCCTCGAATTCCTCGCGGTGGGTGCCTACAAGGGCGAGATCAGCGGCTCCATCGTGCTGCTGGTAGGACCGCCGGGCGTGGGCAAGACCAGCGTCGGCAAGTCCATTGCCGAATCCCTGGGGCGGCCGTTCTACCGCTTCAGTGTCGGCGGCATGCGCGACGAAGCCGAGATCAAGGGCCACCGCCGTACCTACATCGGCGCCCAGCCGGGCAAGCTGGTGCAGGCCCTCAAGGAAGTGGAGGTGATGAACCCGGTGATCATGCTCGACGAGATCGACAAGATGGGCCAGAGCTACCAGGGCGACCCGGCCTCGGCACTGCTGGAAACCCTCGATCCGGAGCAGAACGTCGACTTCCTCGACCATTACCTGGACCTGCGCATGGACCTGTCCAAGGTGCTGTTCGTGTGCACCGCCAACACCCTGGATTCGATTCCCGGTCCGCTGCTGGACCGGATGGAAGTGATTCGCCTGTCGGGCTACATCACCGAAGAAAAACTGGCCATCGCCAAACGTCACCTGTGGCCCAAGCAGTTGGAAAAGGCCGGCGTGGCCAAGACCAGCCTGAGCATCAGCGACAGTGCCCTGCGCACGGTGATCGACGGCTATGCCCGAGAAGCCGGGGTGCGCCAGTTGGAGAAACAGCTGGGCAAGCTGGTGCGCAAGGCGGTGGTCAAGCTGCTGGATGATCCGGACGCCACGATCAAGATCGGCCCCAAGGACCTGGAAGCCTCCCTGGGCATGCCGGTGTTCCGCAACGAGCAGGTCCTGAGCGGCACCGGGGTCATCACCGGCCTGGCCTGGACCAGCATGGGCGGCGCCACCTTGCCGATCGAGGCCACGCGGATCCACACCCACAACCGCGGCTTCAAGCTCACCGGGCAATTGGGTGACGTGATGAAGGAGTCGGCGGAGATCGCCTACAGCTACGTCAGCTCGCACCTCAAGCAGTTCGGCGGCGACAGCAAGTTCTTCGACGAAGCCTTCGTCCACCTGCACGTACCGGAAGGCGCCACGCCCAAGGACGGCCCGAGTGCCGGGGTGACCATGGCCAGCGCCCTGCTGTCCCTGGCGCGCAACCAGCCGCCGAAAAAAGGCGTGGCCATGACCGGCGAACTGACCCTCACCGGCCACGTGCTGCCCATTGGCGGGGTGCGGGAGAAAGTCATCGCGGCACGGCGGCAGAAGATCTTTGAGCTGATCCTGCCGGAACCCAACCGCGGGCATTTCGAAGAACTGCCGGACTACCTCAAGGAAGGCCTCACCGTGCACTTTGCCAAGCGTTTTGCCGACGTGGCCAAGGTGCTGTTCTAA
- a CDS encoding PTS transporter subunit EIIB, whose translation MFEKLQRAFWKALTPDLIPDQPKAPKASASPLNAAMLQALGGSANIKHQQPLALTRLRLELHDPQLLDASALRMAGVPAVMPLAGGVVHLLLGLPG comes from the coding sequence ATGTTCGAGAAATTGCAACGGGCGTTCTGGAAGGCCCTGACTCCAGACTTGATCCCTGATCAGCCGAAGGCCCCCAAGGCCAGCGCCAGCCCGCTCAATGCCGCGATGCTGCAGGCCTTGGGCGGCAGCGCCAACATCAAGCACCAGCAACCCCTGGCCCTGACCCGCTTGCGCCTGGAACTGCACGACCCACAGTTGCTCGATGCCAGCGCCCTGCGAATGGCCGGGGTGCCGGCGGTGATGCCCCTGGCCGGTGGCGTGGTGCATCTGCTGCTGGGCTTGCCGGGCTAA
- a CDS encoding protease inhibitor I42 family protein produces MSVPRLLALLSLALLGACASQPKQNVSVENSNQCPLQLHTGQTLTLTLPSNPTTGYRWAIQDSAGGVLRKVSPEVYSNPEDTGLVGSGGQSTWRFQAFATGQGRLLLTYQQPWAPEEAPVKAFDCSITVN; encoded by the coding sequence ATGTCCGTACCCCGCCTGCTCGCCCTGCTCAGCCTCGCCCTGCTTGGCGCCTGCGCCAGCCAACCCAAGCAAAACGTCAGCGTGGAAAACTCGAACCAATGCCCCCTGCAACTGCACACCGGGCAAACCCTGACCCTGACCCTGCCCAGCAACCCCACCACCGGCTATCGCTGGGCGATCCAGGATTCGGCTGGCGGCGTCCTGCGCAAGGTCAGCCCCGAGGTCTACAGCAACCCCGAGGACACCGGGCTGGTGGGCAGCGGCGGACAGTCGACCTGGCGCTTCCAGGCCTTCGCCACGGGCCAGGGCCGGCTGTTGCTGACCTACCAGCAACCCTGGGCTCCGGAAGAGGCGCCAGTGAAAGCCTTCGACTGCTCGATCACGGTGAACTGA